From the Acinetobacter wanghuae genome, one window contains:
- a CDS encoding autotransporter assembly complex protein TamA, with protein sequence MPAKKSFKKTTLHLSMNGPVQHRYHSRLCMSLFLMMSGQQIAQAEQVETPVAIERNDKIEVLADEAIQQGVSQNKSDAIEKIENALAPEAHFDSVQMLEQQQNLGLNQAAFQPIQFEDLEELPIEAIDQNLANEIYQVAEQAKKEAATYRQTQQNEMVIAEISKQELTAINQAPVNVDQLMQSIRADSQIIVERNENANTLAASTVATPNDAKEPNFFKRLLYRVRPGRQISATKVPRINADVIINSENATAQTSLLFAKGTESQPLENLKTNIAAKLSSFTQESFGDYASALPQLRELTNQAAQAVGFYNAAFKFEKISDSRVRVIVTPNEPVIIEKQNIEFSGAGADKAQFQVIGVLPEQEEGDVFNHGAYDKTKARIVEAANNNGYFDAYWRLHDVKVAQPQNTADIQLKYETGDRYKLGNVEFRMSDPTREFPLDPDVLESLVTWKEGADYTFWRVNGLANNLTNSRYFNYTLVDAVKPDPLEKPLELAPDLQLLVDQQKLNEQSVMPINTTDFASDQEVTQNVVNEDQFAGVTELENGNLRTLQTEQDNKNTEQERLKQQAREQKEIPVIVTLNADRLNSAEVGLGYGTDTGTRLRGQYRRAIVNKRGHSFDANLELSKIRQSIDARYNIPYHHPLNDYISLVGGYEREEREGVAKGNGLTIESAVIGADRIIKNPRGSWQHTYGVRYRMDRLNQDGWAYVEDIPDAFLMSGNDNQQSLLFGYEISRSDSNKRVNPTKGFKQTYKVEVGSDNLLTDVNMAIANAGWRFIYSLGDNADHQFVGRADLGYIFTEDFTKVPYNLRYFSGGDQSIRGFDYKSLSPEIDGFKIGGQALGIGSLEYNYQFKEGWRAAVFADAGNAYDKDFSNPTAYGAGLGIRWASPIGPIRIDVASGLSDDNKPIRIHFFIGSQL encoded by the coding sequence ATGCCTGCAAAAAAAAGTTTTAAAAAAACGACACTTCATCTGAGTATGAATGGTCCTGTCCAACATCGTTATCATTCACGCTTGTGCATGAGTTTGTTTTTAATGATGAGTGGTCAGCAAATCGCACAGGCAGAGCAAGTTGAAACGCCAGTCGCTATTGAGCGTAATGATAAAATAGAGGTTTTGGCTGACGAAGCGATTCAACAAGGGGTGAGTCAGAATAAGTCGGATGCCATCGAAAAAATTGAAAATGCTTTAGCGCCAGAAGCGCATTTCGATAGTGTCCAAATGTTAGAGCAGCAACAAAATCTAGGACTGAACCAAGCAGCATTTCAGCCGATTCAATTTGAAGATCTCGAAGAGCTGCCGATTGAAGCCATTGATCAAAATTTAGCGAATGAAATTTATCAAGTCGCAGAACAAGCAAAAAAAGAAGCAGCGACTTATCGTCAAACCCAACAAAATGAAATGGTGATTGCTGAGATCTCAAAACAAGAACTGACCGCTATTAACCAAGCGCCTGTCAATGTTGATCAGTTGATGCAAAGCATTCGTGCAGACAGCCAAATTATTGTCGAGCGGAATGAAAATGCCAATACCTTAGCAGCATCTACAGTTGCCACTCCCAACGATGCCAAAGAGCCCAATTTCTTCAAACGGTTGCTTTATAGAGTACGTCCTGGGCGTCAAATCAGTGCGACCAAAGTGCCGCGTATTAATGCCGATGTGATTATCAATAGTGAAAATGCAACAGCACAAACAAGTTTATTGTTTGCTAAGGGTACTGAATCGCAACCGCTTGAAAATTTAAAAACCAATATTGCAGCCAAACTCTCAAGTTTTACTCAAGAATCCTTTGGTGACTATGCATCGGCATTGCCGCAGTTGAGGGAACTCACCAATCAGGCAGCGCAAGCCGTTGGTTTTTATAATGCCGCATTTAAGTTTGAAAAAATATCAGACAGTCGCGTGCGTGTCATAGTGACACCGAATGAACCAGTCATTATTGAAAAGCAAAATATTGAATTTTCAGGCGCAGGTGCCGATAAAGCGCAATTCCAAGTGATTGGCGTATTGCCTGAACAAGAAGAAGGCGATGTGTTTAATCACGGGGCTTATGACAAGACCAAAGCACGAATTGTCGAAGCTGCAAATAATAATGGTTATTTCGATGCCTATTGGCGCTTACACGATGTTAAAGTTGCTCAGCCGCAGAACACAGCAGATATTCAACTCAAATATGAAACGGGTGATCGTTATAAACTCGGTAATGTTGAATTTCGCATGAGTGATCCAACGCGGGAGTTTCCTCTAGATCCTGATGTATTAGAAAGTTTGGTGACGTGGAAAGAGGGTGCAGATTATACCTTCTGGCGTGTAAATGGTCTTGCCAATAATTTAACCAACTCGCGTTATTTTAACTACACCTTAGTGGATGCTGTAAAGCCTGATCCTCTTGAAAAACCATTGGAACTTGCACCAGACTTACAACTCTTGGTCGATCAACAAAAACTTAACGAACAATCAGTGATGCCAATTAACACAACAGACTTCGCATCTGATCAAGAAGTGACTCAAAATGTGGTCAATGAAGATCAATTTGCCGGTGTCACTGAACTTGAAAATGGTAATTTAAGAACCCTACAAACCGAGCAAGACAATAAAAATACAGAGCAAGAGCGCTTGAAACAACAAGCGCGTGAGCAGAAAGAAATTCCTGTGATTGTGACTTTAAATGCAGATCGTTTAAACAGTGCAGAAGTTGGTCTTGGTTATGGTACAGATACCGGCACGCGTTTACGTGGTCAGTATCGCCGTGCGATTGTGAATAAACGCGGACACTCCTTTGATGCCAACTTAGAACTTTCTAAAATCCGTCAATCTATCGATGCACGTTACAACATTCCTTATCACCATCCATTAAATGATTATATTAGTCTAGTCGGTGGTTACGAACGTGAAGAACGCGAGGGTGTTGCCAAAGGCAATGGCTTAACGATTGAATCTGCGGTGATTGGTGCGGACCGTATTATTAAAAACCCACGTGGCAGTTGGCAGCATACCTACGGCGTGCGTTATCGTATGGATCGTTTGAATCAAGATGGTTGGGCGTATGTGGAAGATATTCCAGATGCCTTCTTGATGAGTGGCAATGACAATCAACAGTCACTGTTATTTGGTTATGAGATTTCACGTAGTGATAGTAATAAACGTGTCAATCCAACCAAGGGCTTTAAACAAACCTATAAAGTTGAAGTGGGCAGCGATAACTTGCTGACTGATGTCAATATGGCAATCGCCAATGCGGGTTGGCGTTTTATTTATTCGCTTGGGGATAATGCCGATCATCAATTTGTCGGTCGTGCCGATCTTGGCTATATTTTCACAGAAGATTTCACTAAAGTACCGTATAACTTAAGATACTTTAGTGGCGGTGACCAAAGTATTCGTGGTTTCGACTACAAGAGTTTATCACCTGAAATTGATGGATTTAAAATTGGTGGACAAGCTTTAGGAATTGGCTCACTCGAATATAATTATCAGTTTAAAGAAGGTTGGCGCGCTGCGGTCTTTGCCGATGCCGGTAATGCCTATGATAAAGATTTCAGTAACCCGACTGCTTATGGTGCAGGTCTTGGTATTCGCTGGGCATCACCGATTGGACCGATTCGAATTGATGTCGCATCGGGGCTTTCAGATGATAATAAACCAATTCGAATTCACTTCTTTATTGGTTCGCAACTTTAA
- a CDS encoding DUF2799 domain-containing protein has protein sequence MNIIRLSLVAIVVMLSGCAAMSVEECQHANWTQIGEKDGVAGRASRIAAYEKACLKGDIQPNQTLYQIGYQQGLAQYCQPGVIFNASLNGAGNYQVCPVERHSALRPFHETAISYYQARKAKDELFDELERYQQYLLDRDLSKETREQYRKRLAELRIQQERIEFNYFEADRQLTRFKRQHSL, from the coding sequence ATGAATATCATCCGATTAAGTCTCGTTGCGATTGTTGTTATGCTGAGTGGCTGTGCAGCAATGTCTGTTGAAGAGTGTCAACATGCCAATTGGACTCAAATTGGAGAAAAAGATGGTGTAGCAGGTCGAGCCTCTCGCATTGCAGCCTATGAAAAAGCCTGTCTTAAAGGCGATATTCAACCCAATCAAACGCTTTATCAAATCGGCTATCAACAAGGTTTGGCTCAGTATTGTCAGCCAGGTGTAATTTTTAATGCCAGTTTAAATGGTGCGGGCAATTATCAAGTTTGTCCAGTGGAGCGTCACAGTGCGTTGCGACCTTTTCATGAGACTGCAATCAGCTATTATCAAGCGCGTAAAGCGAAGGATGAATTATTTGATGAACTGGAACGTTATCAACAGTATTTATTAGATCGCGATCTATCGAAAGAAACACGTGAACAATATCGAAAACGCCTAGCAGAATTACGCATTCAACAAGAAAGAATTGAGTTTAACTATTTTGAGGCAGATCGTCAGTTAACGCGCTTTAAACGGCAACATAGTTTATAA
- the coq7 gene encoding 2-polyprenyl-3-methyl-6-methoxy-1,4-benzoquinone monooxygenase, producing MRQFSGVDKLIHSFDQALRSLVPGATSAQRENPAKSEDTQLMVSDARHVAGLMRVNHTGEVCAQALYHGQAMTAKLPNVRREMQQAAVEEQDHLAWCEDRLKELDSHTSLLNPVWYSLSFGMGALAGIAGDKYSLGFVAETERQVSLHLEDHIRQLPEHDERSRKILLQMNEDELHHRDTALNAGGVDLPAPVRIAMTGISKIMTKTSYYI from the coding sequence ATGCGTCAATTTAGCGGCGTCGACAAGCTGATTCATTCTTTTGACCAAGCATTACGTAGCCTTGTTCCGGGTGCAACATCCGCACAGCGTGAAAATCCTGCCAAATCTGAAGATACACAACTCATGGTGTCTGATGCGCGTCATGTGGCAGGCTTAATGCGTGTGAATCATACTGGTGAAGTGTGCGCGCAAGCGTTGTATCACGGTCAAGCCATGACCGCAAAACTCCCGAATGTACGCCGCGAAATGCAACAGGCTGCCGTTGAAGAACAAGATCATTTGGCGTGGTGTGAAGACCGTTTAAAAGAGCTGGATAGTCATACCAGTTTACTGAATCCCGTTTGGTACAGTTTATCGTTTGGTATGGGTGCACTCGCTGGTATTGCTGGCGATAAATATAGCTTAGGCTTTGTGGCTGAAACTGAACGACAAGTCAGCTTACATTTAGAAGACCATATTCGTCAGCTACCTGAGCATGATGAACGTTCACGTAAAATTTTACTACAAATGAATGAAGATGAACTGCATCATCGTGATACAGCTTTAAATGCAGGTGGCGTCGATTTGCCTGCACCTGTACGTATTGCAATGACGGGCATTTCAAAAATTATGACCAAGACCAGTTATTATATTTAA
- a CDS encoding 2-amino-4-hydroxy-6-hydroxymethyldihydropteridine diphosphokinase — protein MNATETIFALALASNCHPQQHFQAAQHGISKWGSTQFSPIYIIPCRDGIGVDYWNAACLVKSTMSVDQMMQALKQMEADSGRIRPSHQISLDVDLIAWGLDLTQMQFNPKKLPLALDVKIPMMDVWLHPAFQYASFLKYPKVLLDT, from the coding sequence TTGAACGCCACCGAAACGATTTTCGCCCTAGCATTGGCGAGTAATTGTCATCCTCAGCAACATTTTCAGGCTGCACAGCACGGTATTTCAAAATGGGGGAGCACGCAATTTTCTCCCATTTATATTATTCCATGTCGTGATGGGATTGGTGTTGATTATTGGAATGCGGCATGTTTGGTGAAGTCTACAATGTCGGTGGATCAGATGATGCAAGCATTAAAGCAAATGGAAGCTGATTCAGGTCGTATTCGTCCTTCGCATCAAATTAGTTTAGATGTTGATTTGATCGCATGGGGACTAGATTTAACCCAGATGCAATTTAATCCGAAAAAATTGCCATTGGCTCTTGATGTGAAAATTCCAATGATGGATGTGTGGCTGCATCCCGCTTTTCAATATGCTTCATTTTTGAAATACCCTAAAGTATTACTCGATACTTAA
- the folB gene encoding dihydroneopterin aldolase, protein MDAIIIEGLKVETVVGCFDWERQIIQPLLLDLVIQTSLEQASNSDALADTLNYAEICEISARVIQEAKPELIEHAAKLVLNALFTTFKAIESIKITIRKPAIIAQAQSVGIRLERHRNDFRPSIGE, encoded by the coding sequence ATGGACGCGATTATTATCGAAGGCTTAAAAGTTGAAACAGTCGTGGGCTGTTTTGATTGGGAACGCCAAATTATTCAACCTCTACTGCTTGATCTCGTGATTCAGACAAGTCTAGAACAGGCATCCAATTCAGATGCACTTGCAGATACCCTTAATTATGCCGAGATCTGTGAGATTTCTGCGCGGGTAATTCAAGAAGCTAAACCTGAATTGATTGAACATGCAGCAAAGTTAGTGCTGAATGCACTTTTTACTACCTTTAAAGCCATTGAATCGATTAAGATTACGATCCGTAAGCCTGCCATTATCGCGCAAGCACAATCTGTAGGGATACGTCTTGAACGCCACCGAAACGATTTTCGCCCTAGCATTGGCGAGTAA
- a CDS encoding translocation/assembly module TamB domain-containing protein — protein sequence MVDENQQPQQEQTEVAPENTAVPKQRRILRSILFSVLFSVVFLLAALAVMFSTDKGSKFLLDQVLQRQQIIHYEYEGGNLWRGIILKNVLVTLASVDVKIDRADVTLGWRAILDKEIHLNEADVRNLRIVTKTPPSDEPFKFNTIKLPFILRVDHLDLDHLAIQTHSSEVEFNDVEIHEGLWSGTELTFEDSRMDMGYLSLREANGKMVFEGKYPLNATGIVNLPSLNDSLNVRDIHIYAQGSLDTIQAGVATQTPDLLTGWAVVHPMRPDVPMFGALKFKDYHWPILTEQKLWSKDGVAEFKGDIKRLDLNLNTDLSGENIPQGQYNAIMHTDLTNQLNITDFNGQVMDGSVSLAGVVGWNERVTWDIQGRMDRLNPKDKVIPQVVQDFLPKSLDGKIASQGQLENGLHLNALVDFDRYETWNVKLDQKEAKGKKAEPMLLDVAWKNIDRAVPYVGWLSSESGDVTLALLEGQQDIGLATKVKKNDQGALPAGMYKAQLKLKNNILNVPSFHYQADQGSLIGNAVVNLPDEKRQLKWNAVLNAQNLNPQSFAAASPVDLLNGQIKANGYAKPNQQIIQFNGVNLTGKMADSKESIRLTGAGTAALLFHDEKQGGGFKGYAVNYDGSLNASQLKASQGLLKVRMSGTPELLKIAELRHDGVAGKINASGVVNLAKGIGWDVKASLIRFKPQYFVSSVKGELSGNVFTKGLWSDQVKRIQIERLNLAGMLNNKPVRGTGNLSVLIHDNGNGFVPQQFEANNLMLSYATNQLQASGNAQNLQLKLNAPALFELYPGLRGRAQGYVNVQAKPRLRASANLSVDNFAFNNVLSIKKIRVQGQLPTSETTPTLLTARMDQLRSGDREIVKGEISLAGTRAAHILKVQAENQLSKFFVQLAGGFNAQNNWLGQIQKGDFDSLRTRLVQRQNASVIYNTAQSDLFIGAHCWMSQQSQLCFDQPIRVNKTRGNVSFLTQNLDLNDFSAFMPEGLAITGKVNGYAKAAWAKGQKPKIDARLVTRNGVVGLSAEDPDAVASTLSYEEVGLVAKSVTDGLQIRLDVKAPSMGTGYANVIIDPYKDSKPMRGEIAFNQVQLKVFKPFIQDVRTLDGTLSYAGKISGTLTNPLMEGEIRLKDGVISMISLPVNLTNVQLYSSVRQNTASINGAFNSGRGVGKLTGNVDWKGEPRVQLHLQGDNLLVRQAPLITAVVTPDLKLDLYPMLKRLSLNGSVEVPRALISMPEASQPVVNVSSDVRVVHEGQDQLAILKAARPWDIRADIAVSLGNQVIFQGFDSRIPLIGRVNLSQRGLETAMRANGAIGVSKRVKIEAYGQSLDLNRAIARFNGELANPTLDIDANKAVQGSTVGVRVTGTASSPSIQVYNDAGLSEQEALNALLTGRINEGSSGLSQAEGFKSDVNNTIAAAGISMGLGGTRALTNQIGRTFGLSGLALDAQGTGDDTQVSVTGYITPDLFIRYGVGVFTPVNKLTLRYQMNQRLYLEASQALERAVDVFYNWRF from the coding sequence ATGGTCGACGAGAACCAACAGCCACAACAAGAGCAAACAGAAGTAGCGCCTGAAAATACCGCTGTCCCGAAACAGCGCCGTATTCTGAGGAGTATTTTATTCTCTGTGCTGTTTTCGGTGGTGTTTTTGCTTGCCGCATTGGCTGTGATGTTCTCGACCGATAAAGGCAGTAAGTTTTTACTCGATCAAGTGCTACAACGTCAGCAAATTATTCATTATGAATATGAAGGTGGTAATTTGTGGCGGGGTATTATCCTGAAAAATGTCTTGGTGACCTTAGCATCAGTGGATGTCAAAATTGACCGTGCCGATGTGACATTAGGGTGGCGCGCAATTTTAGATAAAGAAATTCATCTGAATGAAGCGGATGTGCGTAATTTAAGAATTGTCACCAAAACCCCGCCAAGTGATGAGCCCTTTAAATTTAATACCATTAAACTGCCATTTATCTTGCGTGTTGATCATCTTGATTTGGATCACTTAGCGATTCAAACGCATAGTTCAGAGGTGGAATTTAATGATGTGGAAATCCATGAAGGTTTATGGTCGGGTACTGAACTGACCTTTGAAGATAGCCGCATGGATATGGGCTATTTATCGCTGCGTGAAGCCAACGGTAAAATGGTGTTCGAAGGTAAATATCCATTGAATGCCACAGGTATCGTAAACTTACCTTCACTGAATGACAGTCTAAATGTACGTGATATTCATATTTATGCCCAAGGCTCTTTAGATACCATTCAAGCAGGTGTGGCAACACAAACTCCAGATCTATTGACCGGTTGGGCAGTGGTGCATCCAATGCGTCCTGATGTACCGATGTTTGGTGCATTAAAATTCAAAGATTATCATTGGCCGATTCTGACCGAACAAAAATTATGGTCAAAAGACGGTGTGGCAGAATTTAAAGGGGATATTAAACGCCTCGATTTAAATCTAAATACCGACTTAAGTGGTGAGAATATTCCACAAGGTCAGTACAACGCGATTATGCATACTGACTTAACCAACCAGCTGAATATTACTGACTTTAATGGTCAAGTGATGGATGGTAGCGTGAGTCTTGCTGGTGTGGTGGGTTGGAATGAGCGTGTCACTTGGGATATTCAAGGACGCATGGATCGACTGAATCCCAAAGACAAAGTCATTCCGCAAGTGGTGCAAGATTTCTTACCCAAGAGTTTAGACGGTAAAATCGCCTCACAAGGTCAACTCGAAAATGGTCTACATCTGAATGCATTGGTTGACTTTGATCGCTACGAGACATGGAATGTAAAACTCGATCAAAAAGAAGCCAAAGGCAAAAAAGCCGAGCCAATGTTGCTTGATGTTGCATGGAAAAATATTGATCGTGCTGTGCCATATGTGGGTTGGCTATCGAGCGAATCTGGTGATGTCACCTTAGCATTGCTTGAAGGGCAGCAAGATATTGGTCTTGCCACCAAAGTGAAAAAGAATGATCAAGGCGCATTGCCAGCGGGCATGTATAAAGCCCAACTGAAGCTAAAAAATAATATTTTAAATGTGCCGAGTTTTCATTATCAGGCAGATCAAGGCAGCTTAATCGGTAACGCCGTGGTGAACTTGCCAGATGAAAAGCGTCAACTCAAATGGAATGCCGTCCTCAATGCACAAAATTTAAATCCACAAAGTTTTGCTGCTGCATCGCCTGTTGATTTACTCAATGGTCAAATCAAAGCCAATGGTTATGCCAAACCGAATCAGCAAATTATTCAATTCAACGGTGTGAACTTAACTGGAAAAATGGCAGATTCAAAAGAATCGATTCGTTTGACTGGTGCGGGGACTGCGGCACTTTTATTCCATGATGAAAAACAAGGCGGTGGTTTTAAAGGCTATGCAGTCAATTATGATGGCAGCTTAAATGCATCACAACTCAAAGCTAGCCAAGGTTTGCTTAAAGTCCGCATGTCGGGTACGCCTGAATTGTTAAAGATTGCCGAGTTACGCCATGATGGCGTGGCAGGGAAAATTAATGCATCAGGGGTGGTTAATCTAGCTAAGGGCATCGGTTGGGATGTCAAAGCATCACTTATTCGCTTTAAGCCGCAATATTTTGTCTCAAGTGTTAAAGGTGAATTGTCAGGCAATGTCTTCACCAAAGGACTTTGGTCAGATCAAGTTAAACGCATTCAAATTGAACGTTTGAATTTGGCAGGTATGCTCAATAACAAACCTGTCCGTGGTACGGGTAATTTGTCGGTACTCATTCATGACAACGGCAATGGTTTTGTACCGCAGCAATTTGAAGCCAATAACTTAATGTTGTCTTATGCCACCAATCAACTACAAGCGTCAGGCAATGCACAAAATTTACAGTTGAAACTGAATGCACCGGCATTATTTGAATTGTATCCGGGTTTGCGTGGTCGTGCGCAGGGTTATGTGAATGTACAAGCCAAACCACGCTTACGTGCTTCCGCTAATTTGTCTGTAGATAATTTTGCATTTAATAATGTGTTAAGTATCAAAAAAATTCGGGTACAAGGTCAGTTGCCAACATCAGAAACCACACCGACATTATTAACCGCTCGTATGGATCAATTGCGAAGTGGTGATCGTGAAATTGTCAAAGGTGAAATTTCTTTAGCAGGTACGCGTGCTGCACACATTTTAAAAGTTCAAGCCGAAAATCAACTGTCAAAATTCTTTGTCCAGTTGGCAGGTGGCTTTAATGCACAAAACAATTGGCTGGGACAAATTCAAAAAGGTGATTTTGATTCATTGCGTACTCGCTTAGTACAGCGTCAAAATGCATCGGTGATCTATAACACCGCCCAATCGGATTTGTTTATTGGCGCGCACTGTTGGATGAGCCAACAAAGTCAATTGTGTTTCGATCAACCCATTCGTGTGAATAAAACTCGTGGCAATGTATCGTTCTTAACGCAAAACTTAGATTTAAACGACTTTAGTGCCTTTATGCCAGAAGGTTTAGCCATTACGGGTAAAGTGAATGGTTATGCCAAAGCAGCATGGGCAAAAGGACAAAAACCAAAAATTGATGCGCGATTGGTTACGCGTAATGGTGTGGTCGGGTTATCGGCTGAGGATCCAGATGCTGTCGCTTCAACATTGTCTTATGAAGAAGTTGGATTGGTCGCAAAAAGTGTGACCGATGGTTTGCAAATTCGTTTGGATGTCAAAGCACCAAGCATGGGGACAGGCTATGCCAATGTCATTATTGATCCCTATAAAGACAGTAAACCGATGCGCGGTGAAATTGCCTTTAACCAAGTCCAACTCAAGGTCTTTAAACCCTTTATTCAAGATGTACGTACTTTAGATGGTACCTTGTCTTATGCCGGTAAAATTAGTGGTACGTTGACCAATCCTCTAATGGAAGGTGAAATTCGCTTAAAAGATGGCGTCATTAGCATGATTTCACTGCCGGTCAATTTGACCAATGTGCAGTTATATTCATCAGTACGTCAAAACACGGCAAGTATTAATGGTGCGTTTAATAGTGGTCGCGGTGTCGGTAAACTCACCGGTAATGTCGATTGGAAAGGCGAGCCACGTGTACAGTTGCATCTGCAAGGTGATAACTTGTTGGTTCGTCAAGCGCCTCTGATTACCGCTGTAGTGACTCCAGATTTAAAATTGGATTTATATCCAATGCTTAAACGACTCAGTTTAAATGGTTCTGTCGAGGTACCGCGTGCTTTAATTTCAATGCCTGAAGCATCACAACCTGTGGTCAATGTTTCATCTGATGTGCGTGTGGTACACGAAGGGCAAGATCAACTTGCGATTTTAAAAGCGGCACGTCCTTGGGACATTCGAGCAGATATTGCCGTGAGTTTGGGGAATCAAGTGATCTTCCAAGGCTTTGATAGTCGTATTCCACTGATTGGTCGGGTCAATTTATCGCAACGTGGTTTAGAAACTGCGATGCGTGCTAATGGTGCTATTGGTGTATCGAAACGTGTAAAAATTGAAGCCTATGGTCAGAGTCTTGATCTAAATCGTGCGATTGCACGTTTTAATGGTGAGCTTGCCAATCCAACACTGGATATTGATGCCAATAAAGCCGTACAAGGCAGTACTGTAGGTGTGCGTGTCACAGGGACTGCGTCGAGTCCAAGTATTCAAGTGTATAACGATGCTGGTCTTTCTGAACAAGAGGCTTTAAATGCTTTGCTCACAGGACGTATTAATGAAGGTTCATCGGGCTTAAGCCAAGCTGAAGGCTTTAAATCTGATGTGAATAACACCATTGCAGCAGCCGGCATTAGTATGGGCTTGGGCGGTACACGTGCCTTAACCAATCAAATTGGACGAACCTTTGGTTTAAGCGGTTTGGCATTAGATGCCCAAGGTACAGGGGATGATACGCAAGTGTCAGTCACCGGTTATATTACCCCTGACTTGTTTATTCGTTATGGTGTTGGGGTGTTCACACCAGTGAATAAACTAACTCTACGTTATCAAATGAATCAGCGTCTGTACTTAGAAGCGAGTCAAGCCTTAGAGCGTGCAGTTGACGTGTTCTATAACTGGCGATTCTAG
- a CDS encoding MFS transporter, whose product MDKNEHLLATRRFLPMFLTQFFGALNDNVFKQALLLVITYGWIQQQAASISTLNNLAALLFILPYFIFSATAGQIADKCERSQLIRYLKLLEIGIMLLGTVGFLLGNLWILLAALFLMGTHSTFFGPIKYAILPEILKPNELMSGNALFQSGTSIAILIGMILGGAVISLSQGNLIWISLTVVSIAVMGYLTSRFILKQSAPAPELNIDWNFFRTSFQTLKYAKSLPLVFLILLGNSWYWFYGATYLTQIPQLTLQVLHASENVASLLLTFFSVGIGLGSFLCRKLGGSEVNIKMVPIGAIGLTVFALYLAASLAFVPAHTGALIGLSEVFHQGWSYYHVMLAVTLLGISGGFYIVPLYAMMQAYSPRSHRARVVAANNILNAIFMVTSAIFSIVILSILNFDLKVLFCMTAVLSGIFTLVLLIKLKPMIKTAKADLED is encoded by the coding sequence ATGGATAAGAATGAACATTTGCTCGCCACGCGACGCTTTTTACCAATGTTTCTCACACAGTTTTTTGGGGCGCTTAACGACAATGTCTTTAAACAAGCATTATTATTGGTCATTACCTATGGCTGGATTCAACAACAAGCTGCCAGCATTAGTACGCTCAATAACTTAGCTGCATTACTGTTTATCTTACCCTATTTCATTTTCTCAGCAACGGCAGGTCAAATTGCCGATAAATGTGAACGCTCACAACTGATTCGTTATCTTAAATTACTTGAAATCGGGATTATGTTACTGGGTACAGTCGGCTTCTTATTGGGCAATTTATGGATTTTGCTTGCTGCATTGTTTTTAATGGGCACGCATTCGACTTTCTTCGGTCCCATTAAATATGCAATTTTGCCGGAAATTTTAAAGCCTAATGAACTCATGTCTGGCAATGCCTTATTCCAATCGGGTACGTCCATTGCAATTTTAATCGGCATGATCTTGGGCGGTGCGGTTATCTCACTCTCGCAAGGCAATTTAATTTGGATTAGTTTGACGGTGGTCAGTATTGCCGTGATGGGCTATTTAACCAGTCGTTTTATTTTAAAACAAAGCGCGCCTGCGCCTGAATTAAATATTGATTGGAACTTTTTTAGAACCAGCTTTCAAACCTTAAAATATGCCAAAAGCTTACCCTTGGTGTTTTTAATTCTGCTCGGTAACTCATGGTATTGGTTCTACGGTGCAACTTATCTCACCCAAATTCCACAATTGACCTTACAAGTACTACATGCCTCTGAAAATGTCGCAAGCTTGTTACTAACATTTTTCTCTGTCGGAATTGGCTTAGGCTCTTTTTTATGTCGCAAACTAGGTGGCAGTGAAGTCAATATTAAAATGGTACCCATCGGTGCAATTGGCTTAACGGTATTTGCCCTTTATTTGGCAGCAAGTTTGGCTTTTGTGCCTGCACACACAGGCGCATTGATTGGTTTATCTGAGGTATTCCATCAAGGTTGGAGTTATTACCATGTCATGCTGGCAGTCACGCTACTTGGGATTAGTGGTGGTTTTTACATCGTTCCCCTCTATGCCATGATGCAAGCTTACTCTCCTCGCTCACATCGTGCGCGTGTAGTCGCTGCCAATAACATACTGAATGCCATTTTTATGGTGACATCTGCTATATTTTCAATTGTCATTTTAAGTATTTTAAATTTTGACCTTAAAGTACTCTTTTGTATGACAGCAGTGCTGAGCGGCATATTTACGCTAGTGTTACTGATTAAACTGAAACCGATGATCAAAACCGCAAAAGCGGATTTGGAGGATTAA